From Cellulosimicrobium sp. ES-005, one genomic window encodes:
- a CDS encoding cold-shock protein produces the protein MATGTVKWFNSEKGYGFIAPEDGSADVFAHYSAIQSQGFRTLEENQRVEFDVTQGPKGPQAENIRAI, from the coding sequence ATGGCTACCGGAACCGTGAAGTGGTTCAACAGCGAGAAGGGCTACGGCTTCATCGCCCCCGAGGACGGCTCGGCCGACGTGTTCGCGCACTACTCCGCGATCCAGTCGCAGGGCTTCCGCACGCTGGAGGAGAACCAGCGCGTCGAGTTCGACGTGACGCAGGGCCCCAAGGGCCCGCAGGCGGAGAACATCCGCGCGATCTGA
- a CDS encoding nitroreductase family deazaflavin-dependent oxidoreductase produces MTLASRLLHTRWFVRAPIVLFRSGLGFLAGGRLLLLGHRGRSTGEARYVVLEVTDRPAPGSWVVVAGLGPRSQWYRNVVADPRVLVWVGRRRHVRSTARTLPPDDGARLLRAYAARYARGWAVLEPVLLEWAEPLAAERGEADWRRVVPVVELTALGV; encoded by the coding sequence ATGACCCTCGCGTCGCGCCTCCTGCACACCCGCTGGTTCGTCCGGGCCCCGATCGTTCTCTTCCGCTCCGGCCTCGGCTTCCTCGCCGGTGGACGGCTCCTGCTGCTCGGGCACCGCGGCCGGTCCACGGGCGAGGCCCGGTACGTCGTCCTCGAGGTCACCGACCGGCCGGCGCCGGGGTCGTGGGTCGTCGTCGCCGGGCTGGGGCCGCGTTCGCAGTGGTACCGCAACGTCGTCGCGGACCCGCGCGTGCTCGTGTGGGTGGGGCGACGGCGGCACGTGCGGAGCACCGCCCGCACCCTCCCGCCCGACGACGGCGCCCGCCTCCTGCGCGCGTACGCCGCCCGGTACGCGCGGGGCTGGGCGGTGCTGGAGCCGGTGCTCCTCGAGTGGGCCGAACCGCTCGCCGCCGAGCGCGGGGAGGCGGACTGGCGGCGGGTCGTGCCCGTGGTGGAGCTGACCGCGCTCGGGGTGTGA
- a CDS encoding branched-chain amino acid ABC transporter substrate-binding protein: MHRTARRASGGAALLLAATLVLTACGPQSQGGGDDETTGTSTETDDGGSADLSIVPSVQIDIDGAEVEATAAGNPADPAGDGSAECAEGTSIAMAGALTGPNAALGLNILYGAKVAVDAFNAANPGCQVTIKEFDTEGDPQKATQVAPQIVGDTSVLGLLGPAFSGETAATGDVFNQAGLLSLTASATNPDLTANGWTNFFRGLANDAVQGPSVAKYLVNTKEFGSVCVVSDNSDYGIGLAQQITEGLGDAANEDCAAEVKTGDKDFSAAVQIISGADADAVFYAGYYAEAAPFVQQLRDGGVEIPFVSADGTNDPQFVSQAGASSKGAILSCPCGPAPEDFAATYEETNGQAPGVYSVEGYDLATIMLTGIASGVTDRAGLIDYVANYSGEGLARTYEWDDTGELASALIWIYEVQ, translated from the coding sequence ATGCATCGCACAGCACGACGGGCGAGCGGGGGTGCTGCTCTGCTCCTCGCGGCCACTCTCGTCCTCACCGCCTGCGGTCCCCAGTCCCAGGGCGGCGGAGACGACGAGACGACCGGGACGTCGACCGAGACCGACGACGGTGGCTCGGCCGACCTGAGCATCGTCCCGTCGGTCCAGATCGACATCGACGGCGCCGAGGTCGAGGCGACCGCGGCCGGCAACCCGGCCGACCCGGCCGGCGACGGCAGCGCCGAGTGTGCCGAGGGCACGTCGATCGCGATGGCGGGCGCCCTCACGGGTCCGAACGCCGCGCTCGGCCTCAACATCCTGTACGGGGCGAAGGTCGCGGTGGACGCGTTCAACGCGGCGAACCCCGGGTGCCAGGTGACCATCAAGGAGTTCGACACCGAGGGCGACCCGCAGAAGGCCACCCAGGTCGCGCCGCAGATCGTCGGCGACACCTCCGTGCTCGGCCTGCTCGGCCCGGCGTTCTCGGGCGAGACCGCCGCGACGGGCGACGTCTTCAACCAGGCGGGCCTGCTCTCGCTCACGGCGTCGGCCACGAACCCTGACCTGACGGCGAACGGCTGGACGAACTTCTTCCGCGGCCTCGCCAACGACGCCGTCCAGGGGCCGTCGGTCGCCAAGTACCTCGTCAACACGAAGGAGTTCGGCAGCGTCTGCGTCGTCTCCGACAACTCGGACTACGGCATCGGTCTCGCCCAGCAGATCACCGAGGGCCTGGGCGACGCCGCGAACGAGGACTGCGCCGCCGAGGTCAAGACGGGCGACAAGGACTTCTCCGCGGCCGTCCAGATCATCTCGGGCGCGGACGCCGACGCGGTCTTCTACGCCGGCTACTACGCGGAGGCGGCGCCGTTCGTGCAGCAGCTGCGCGACGGCGGCGTCGAGATCCCGTTCGTCTCGGCGGACGGCACGAACGACCCGCAGTTCGTCTCGCAGGCGGGCGCGTCCTCGAAGGGCGCGATCCTCTCCTGCCCGTGCGGCCCCGCCCCGGAGGACTTCGCGGCGACGTACGAGGAGACGAACGGCCAGGCGCCGGGCGTGTACTCGGTCGAGGGCTACGACCTCGCGACGATCATGCTCACGGGCATCGCGTCCGGGGTGACGGACCGCGCCGGCCTGATCGACTACGTGGCGAACTACTCCGGTGAGGGCCTGGCCCGCACCTACGAGTGGGACGACACGGGCGAGCTCGCCTCCGCGCTCATCTGGATCTACGAGGTCCAGTAG
- a CDS encoding branched-chain amino acid ABC transporter permease: MPALADALMHSATAGPLVHQSLIDFNIAGLARNFWGLTIEGLTYGAIYALVAVGYTLVYGVLRLINFAHSEVFMLGMFGQYATLMLLGFAPSGNAYDKGIALTVLYLGIAMLGGMLVAGGAAVGLERVAYRPLRRRGAPALVFLITAIGMSFIIQEFVHFVLPKLTGGTLGGVNAQQPIRLVQPEVQFTIGGAPVTNITLVIILSALVLALATDMFINRTKFGRGIRAVAQDPVTATLMGVSRERVIMLTFLIGGILAGAAALLYTLRVPNGIIYSGGFILGIKAFCAAVLGGIGNLRGALLGGLLLGVMENYGQVVFGTEWRDVVAFVLLIVVLMFRPTGILGESLGRARA, encoded by the coding sequence ATGCCCGCTCTTGCTGACGCGCTGATGCACAGCGCGACCGCCGGTCCCCTCGTCCACCAGTCCCTCATCGACTTCAACATCGCGGGCCTCGCCCGGAACTTCTGGGGCCTCACCATCGAGGGCCTCACGTACGGCGCCATCTACGCGCTCGTGGCCGTCGGCTACACGCTCGTCTACGGCGTCCTGCGGCTCATCAACTTCGCCCACTCCGAGGTCTTCATGCTCGGCATGTTCGGGCAGTACGCGACCCTCATGCTCCTCGGCTTCGCCCCGAGCGGGAACGCGTACGACAAGGGCATCGCCCTCACCGTCCTCTACCTCGGCATCGCGATGCTCGGCGGGATGCTCGTCGCGGGCGGCGCCGCGGTCGGGCTGGAACGGGTGGCGTACCGGCCGCTGCGCCGACGCGGCGCGCCGGCGCTCGTGTTCCTCATCACCGCGATCGGGATGTCGTTCATCATCCAGGAGTTCGTGCACTTCGTGCTGCCGAAGCTCACGGGCGGCACGCTGGGCGGCGTCAACGCGCAGCAGCCGATCCGGCTCGTGCAGCCCGAGGTGCAGTTCACGATCGGCGGCGCGCCGGTCACGAACATCACGCTCGTCATCATCCTGTCGGCGCTCGTCCTCGCGCTCGCGACGGACATGTTCATCAACCGGACCAAGTTCGGCCGCGGCATCCGCGCCGTCGCGCAGGACCCGGTGACCGCGACCCTCATGGGCGTCTCGCGCGAGCGCGTCATCATGCTGACGTTCCTCATCGGCGGCATCCTGGCCGGTGCGGCGGCGCTCCTGTACACGCTGCGCGTGCCGAACGGGATCATCTACTCCGGCGGCTTCATCCTCGGCATCAAGGCGTTCTGCGCCGCGGTGCTCGGCGGGATCGGCAACCTGCGCGGCGCGCTGCTCGGCGGTCTGCTGCTCGGCGTCATGGAGAACTACGGGCAGGTCGTGTTCGGGACGGAGTGGCGCGACGTCGTCGCGTTCGTGCTCCTCATCGTCGTCCTCATGTTCCGCCCGACGGGCATCCTCGGCGAGTCGCTGGGGAGGGCCCGCGCATGA
- a CDS encoding branched-chain amino acid ABC transporter permease produces the protein MSTSTPAPQAPEGRPTSMPPVGRVATKDRPHGGVGDRFRLWWDAQARPTQWLIGVPFLIFMALVPVLNIPVLTTVGTNFGGVMAQFGMIALIAIGLNVVVGQAGLLDLGYVGFYAIGAYTVAILTSPDSPWNQTDEWLSSDWAWLAALPVAVAITSLSGLILGSPTLRLRGDYLAIVTLGFGEIVRLLADNLDELTGGGQGLRGVAYPRVGVTEELPNGVFSAGNAAGTLNSGVWWYWLSLVFIVISLLLVGNLERSRVGRAWVAIREDEDAAEIMGVPTFRFKLWAFVIGASIGGVAGALYAGQVQFVIPTNFNVINSVLFLCAVVLGGQGNKLGVILGAFIIVYLPNFFLGRTELFGIPINGNEIASYRYLFFGIALVVLMIFRPQGLIPVRQKLLAYGRELYVAARRTAQAATRSGSDDGARPGSPAVATASGGSRPTTGGTGTGESTTDGEETR, from the coding sequence ATGAGCACCTCGACTCCCGCACCCCAGGCGCCCGAGGGCCGCCCCACGTCCATGCCTCCCGTGGGCCGGGTCGCGACCAAGGACCGCCCGCACGGCGGCGTCGGCGACCGGTTCCGGCTGTGGTGGGACGCCCAGGCGCGGCCCACCCAGTGGTTGATCGGCGTGCCGTTCCTGATCTTCATGGCGCTCGTACCGGTCCTCAACATCCCGGTGCTCACCACGGTGGGCACCAACTTCGGCGGCGTGATGGCGCAGTTCGGCATGATCGCCCTCATCGCCATCGGCCTCAACGTCGTGGTGGGCCAGGCCGGCCTGCTCGACCTCGGGTACGTCGGCTTCTACGCCATCGGCGCGTACACGGTCGCGATCCTCACGAGCCCGGACAGCCCGTGGAACCAGACCGACGAGTGGCTGTCGAGCGACTGGGCGTGGCTCGCCGCGCTGCCGGTCGCCGTCGCGATCACGTCGTTGTCCGGCCTGATCCTCGGCTCGCCCACGCTGCGCCTGCGCGGCGACTACCTCGCCATCGTCACGCTCGGGTTCGGCGAGATCGTCCGTCTCCTCGCGGACAACCTCGACGAGCTCACGGGCGGCGGCCAGGGCCTGCGCGGCGTGGCCTACCCGCGCGTCGGGGTCACGGAGGAGCTGCCCAACGGCGTCTTCTCCGCGGGCAACGCCGCGGGCACGCTCAACTCGGGCGTGTGGTGGTACTGGCTCAGCCTCGTGTTCATCGTCATCTCGCTCCTCCTCGTGGGGAACCTGGAGCGCTCGCGCGTCGGGCGCGCCTGGGTCGCGATCCGCGAGGACGAGGACGCGGCGGAGATCATGGGCGTCCCGACCTTCCGCTTCAAGCTGTGGGCGTTCGTCATCGGCGCGTCGATCGGCGGCGTCGCGGGCGCGCTCTACGCGGGCCAGGTGCAGTTCGTCATCCCGACGAACTTCAACGTCATCAACTCCGTGCTCTTCCTCTGCGCGGTCGTGCTCGGCGGGCAGGGCAACAAGCTCGGGGTGATCCTCGGCGCGTTCATCATCGTGTACCTGCCGAACTTCTTCCTCGGCCGGACCGAGCTCTTCGGCATCCCGATCAACGGCAACGAGATCGCGAGCTACCGGTACCTGTTCTTCGGGATCGCGCTGGTCGTGCTCATGATCTTCCGTCCACAGGGCCTGATCCCCGTCCGGCAGAAGCTGCTCGCCTACGGGCGCGAGCTCTACGTGGCGGCGCGCCGCACGGCGCAGGCCGCCACGCGGTCGGGGTCCGACGACGGTGCGCGGCCGGGCTCCCCGGCCGTCGCCACGGCGTCGGGCGGCTCGCGTCCGACGACGGGCGGGACCGGCACGGGAGAGAGCACGACGGACGGGGAGGAGACCCGATGA
- a CDS encoding ABC transporter ATP-binding protein codes for MSTHDPGGIGAGGEHGDEHLASSGRADSSRADLYMPGAVLEEPAIVDVAEVRPELANPDLVDAMVAPDRTVHAKVGEPLLQMQNVTVQFGGLVALNDVTFDIRRGEILGLIGPNGAGKTTAFNAMTGVYRPTQGQVVFDGSPVGKLKRYRITQRGIARTFQNIRLFNEMTALENVVVGSDARHRTSVPGALFRTPRHRREERDAIDRALALLEFVGVGGRATEKARNLSYGDQRRLEIARALATEPKLLCLDEPAAGFNPAEKESLMDLIRHIRDDGYTVLLIEHDMRLVRGVTDRIVVLEFGRVIADGTPDEVTSDPKVIAAYLGVPDSELTADEGGTGPDRAAGPTTEGGSGDATA; via the coding sequence ATGAGCACCCACGACCCCGGCGGTATCGGTGCGGGCGGCGAGCACGGCGACGAGCACCTCGCGTCGTCGGGCCGCGCCGACTCCTCGCGCGCCGACCTCTACATGCCGGGCGCCGTCCTGGAGGAGCCCGCGATCGTCGACGTCGCCGAGGTGCGGCCCGAGCTCGCGAACCCCGACCTCGTCGACGCGATGGTCGCGCCGGACCGCACGGTCCACGCGAAGGTCGGCGAGCCGCTGCTGCAGATGCAGAACGTCACCGTGCAGTTCGGCGGCCTCGTCGCGCTGAACGACGTGACGTTCGACATCCGGCGCGGCGAGATCCTGGGCCTCATCGGGCCGAACGGCGCGGGCAAGACGACGGCGTTCAACGCGATGACCGGCGTCTACCGGCCCACGCAGGGGCAGGTCGTGTTCGACGGCTCCCCGGTCGGCAAGCTCAAGCGCTACCGGATCACGCAGCGCGGCATCGCCCGCACGTTCCAGAACATCCGTCTCTTCAACGAGATGACGGCGCTCGAGAACGTCGTCGTCGGGTCGGACGCGCGGCACCGCACCTCGGTCCCGGGCGCGCTGTTCCGCACCCCGCGCCACCGGCGCGAGGAGCGGGACGCGATCGACCGGGCGCTCGCGCTGCTCGAGTTCGTGGGCGTGGGCGGACGAGCGACGGAGAAGGCACGCAACCTCTCCTACGGTGACCAGCGCCGTCTGGAGATCGCGCGCGCCCTGGCGACCGAGCCGAAGCTCTTGTGCCTCGACGAGCCCGCGGCGGGCTTCAACCCGGCGGAGAAGGAGTCCCTCATGGACCTCATCCGCCACATCCGCGACGACGGCTACACCGTCCTGCTCATCGAGCACGACATGCGCCTCGTCCGCGGGGTGACCGACCGGATCGTCGTGCTCGAGTTCGGGCGCGTCATCGCGGACGGCACGCCCGACGAGGTCACGAGCGATCCCAAGGTCATCGCGGCCTACCTGGGCGTGCCGGACTCCGAGCTGACCGCTGACGAGGGGGGCACGGGCCCGGACCGTGCCGCCGGGCCGACGACCGAAGGAGGCAGCGGCGATGCCACTGCTTGA
- a CDS encoding ABC transporter ATP-binding protein: MPLLELQDMTVAYGRIEAVRGISITVEEGELVTLIGANGAGKTTTMRAISGIRPVSRGKVLFDGKDITRMKAHLRVLEGIVQAPEGRGIFPGMTVIENLEMGSYARTFASKAEHDETVDRVFDLFPRLAERKEQVGGTMSGGEQQMLAIGRALMARPRLLLLDEPSMGLAPMVIQQIFRIVSEINAQGTTVLLVEQNAQQALSRSDRAYVLETGEVVRAGGGKELLADSSIKEAYLGVA; encoded by the coding sequence ATGCCACTGCTTGAGCTGCAGGACATGACGGTCGCCTACGGGCGCATCGAGGCGGTGCGGGGCATCTCGATCACCGTCGAGGAGGGCGAGCTCGTCACCCTCATCGGGGCGAACGGCGCCGGGAAGACGACGACGATGCGCGCGATCTCGGGCATCCGCCCGGTCTCGCGGGGCAAGGTCCTCTTCGACGGCAAGGACATCACCAGGATGAAGGCCCACCTGCGGGTGCTGGAGGGCATCGTGCAGGCGCCCGAGGGCCGCGGGATCTTCCCCGGCATGACCGTCATCGAGAACCTGGAGATGGGCTCGTACGCGCGGACGTTCGCGTCGAAGGCCGAGCACGACGAGACCGTCGACCGGGTGTTCGACCTCTTCCCGCGCCTCGCCGAGCGCAAGGAGCAGGTGGGCGGCACGATGTCCGGCGGCGAGCAGCAGATGCTCGCGATCGGGCGCGCGCTCATGGCCCGCCCACGGCTCCTGCTGCTCGACGAGCCGTCGATGGGCCTCGCGCCCATGGTCATCCAGCAGATCTTCCGCATCGTCTCGGAGATCAACGCCCAGGGGACGACGGTCCTGCTCGTCGAGCAGAACGCGCAGCAGGCGCTCTCGCGCTCCGACCGCGCCTACGTGCTCGAGACGGGCGAGGTGGTGCGCGCCGGGGGCGGCAAGGAGCTGCTGGCCGACTCCAGCATCAAGGAGGCCTACCTGGGCGTCGCCTGA
- a CDS encoding GGDEF domain-containing protein, whose protein sequence is MHDELTELAQHTAMRPPARASGAVADLARPVLSVGSSMPVGQLEVVFRDPDVACVVVHDDAVPPPGAPAPRTGVVVRASLVAALTGRLGYGRAVLERRPVASVTDWAPLVVAPTAAVTEVATLAMSRPDDHRYDDVLVRGGHWASVGAAELVRSLVGTLAERSTHDPLTGLLSRRSTWHSLTRRCRLVAHGGTRVVLLLLDVRDMAGINAVHGQDAGDAVLAGVGRSLRSWLPGGCEAGRVDGDRFAVLATLPAMGDVEAAASAEALRHEVLARLGAPDGPARPTFRTSLTWSVAGAADADELVREGEARLATTPTSPNTTWVPLSVG, encoded by the coding sequence GTGCACGACGAACTCACCGAGCTGGCTCAGCACACCGCGATGCGCCCGCCGGCGCGCGCGAGCGGCGCCGTCGCGGACCTCGCGCGGCCGGTCCTGTCGGTCGGCTCCTCCATGCCGGTCGGGCAGCTCGAGGTCGTGTTCCGCGACCCCGACGTCGCGTGCGTCGTCGTGCACGACGACGCGGTCCCCCCGCCCGGTGCTCCGGCCCCGCGCACGGGGGTCGTGGTGCGCGCGAGCCTCGTCGCCGCGCTTACCGGCCGGCTCGGCTACGGCCGCGCGGTCCTGGAGCGTCGGCCGGTCGCGAGCGTCACGGACTGGGCGCCGCTCGTCGTCGCGCCGACGGCGGCCGTCACGGAGGTCGCGACGCTCGCCATGTCCCGGCCGGACGACCACCGGTACGACGACGTCCTCGTCCGCGGCGGCCACTGGGCGAGCGTCGGCGCGGCCGAGCTCGTCCGCTCGCTCGTCGGCACGCTCGCGGAGCGGTCCACGCACGACCCGCTCACGGGACTGCTCTCGCGCCGCAGCACGTGGCACTCGCTCACCCGTCGCTGCCGGCTGGTCGCGCACGGCGGCACGCGCGTCGTGCTGCTCCTGCTCGACGTCCGCGACATGGCCGGGATCAACGCCGTCCACGGGCAGGACGCCGGGGACGCCGTCCTCGCGGGGGTCGGGCGGAGCCTGCGGTCGTGGCTCCCCGGGGGCTGCGAGGCGGGCCGCGTCGACGGCGACCGGTTCGCCGTGCTCGCGACGCTGCCCGCGATGGGCGACGTCGAGGCCGCCGCGAGCGCCGAGGCCCTGCGCCACGAGGTGCTCGCCCGGCTCGGCGCACCGGACGGCCCCGCCCGCCCGACGTTCCGCACCTCGCTCACGTGGTCCGTCGCCGGAGCGGCGGACGCCGACGAGCTCGTGCGCGAGGGCGAGGCCCGCCTCGCGACCACCCCCACCTCGCCGAACACGACATGGGTGCCGTTATCCGTCGGATAA
- a CDS encoding PQQ-binding-like beta-propeller repeat protein has product MPLRRRDARDRLTFELVESADADADLEDDAPAWGSATGPGQAPRGGAAGATWPGAVRSGVARPVDLDAAALGPDARDQDAEDAPDGEEPRPAGDGPDGPRAPRRGRRPAMVGAVAAGVALVLGGMLAVDAWHGRAGLDRLRAAPGGVEPLPDAPREQWTADVGLTGGLALLPDSMVTVEDGEAVAVSLDSGEERWRVDVGKDATCGSWLYWLSPSGEPDDTLVCVAPVPEPSGGIVRDGPREVDPMTGRVVATTWTITVVDDDGEVLGQRDASTDGALLTPGPDGSIVRAERVGEVPAGEGAVVEVDDLTGMPNEIPEGRPAVVQVEDALTGDLRWEAELPFVAGSGQCTVWSEADGDETVRADLENLWTAVETRLVRVEGCGVTSWFTPDGTRLDEPDNPVDGVVALVDGTYSRDPTGNDYGWGPSSGTEPTSAPAILGADGSVRWEPPGSVLSPPSTDGRPVPTFVRDGLDLVAFDAEGTELWRTSEQSTPDAVLVAAGGTLVVAHGYGDGALAGVDLTTGGERWSLDREELIAGLEIGAGWSAEVAYTDGSRAILAVSDWEAGTTSLIALDLADGGVAWTAQTTGHDGGSWVAPLQGRLLRMSETEITRLG; this is encoded by the coding sequence GTGCCGCTCCGACGCCGTGACGCCCGGGACCGACTGACCTTCGAGCTGGTCGAGTCGGCGGACGCGGACGCGGACCTCGAGGACGACGCGCCGGCATGGGGTTCCGCGACGGGCCCCGGACAGGCGCCGCGGGGTGGCGCCGCGGGTGCGACCTGGCCGGGCGCCGTGCGGTCGGGCGTCGCGCGGCCGGTCGACCTCGACGCAGCCGCCCTCGGACCCGACGCCCGCGACCAGGACGCCGAGGACGCGCCCGACGGGGAGGAGCCCCGTCCCGCGGGGGACGGCCCGGACGGTCCGAGGGCGCCCCGCCGCGGGCGGCGCCCCGCCATGGTCGGGGCGGTCGCCGCCGGGGTCGCGCTCGTGCTCGGCGGGATGCTCGCGGTCGACGCGTGGCACGGCCGGGCCGGTCTCGACCGCCTGCGCGCCGCACCGGGCGGCGTCGAGCCGCTGCCCGACGCCCCCCGGGAGCAGTGGACCGCCGACGTGGGGCTCACGGGTGGTCTCGCGCTGCTGCCCGACAGCATGGTGACGGTGGAGGACGGGGAGGCGGTCGCGGTCTCGCTCGACAGCGGCGAGGAGCGCTGGCGGGTCGACGTCGGGAAGGACGCGACGTGCGGCAGCTGGCTCTACTGGCTCTCGCCGTCCGGGGAGCCGGACGACACGCTCGTGTGCGTAGCGCCCGTCCCCGAGCCCTCGGGAGGGATCGTCCGCGACGGGCCGCGGGAGGTCGATCCCATGACCGGCCGCGTCGTCGCGACGACCTGGACGATCACGGTGGTCGACGACGACGGCGAGGTGCTGGGTCAACGTGACGCGAGCACGGACGGCGCGCTCCTGACCCCGGGGCCGGACGGGTCGATCGTCCGTGCCGAGCGCGTGGGCGAGGTCCCGGCCGGCGAGGGCGCCGTGGTCGAGGTGGACGACCTGACGGGGATGCCGAACGAGATCCCGGAGGGACGCCCCGCCGTCGTCCAGGTCGAGGACGCGCTCACGGGGGACCTGCGCTGGGAGGCGGAGCTCCCCTTCGTCGCAGGGTCCGGGCAGTGCACGGTGTGGAGCGAGGCCGACGGCGACGAGACGGTCCGCGCCGACCTGGAGAACCTGTGGACGGCGGTCGAGACGCGCCTGGTGCGCGTCGAGGGCTGCGGCGTCACGTCGTGGTTCACGCCCGACGGCACGCGTCTGGACGAGCCCGACAACCCCGTCGACGGGGTCGTCGCGCTCGTCGACGGCACCTACTCCCGCGACCCGACCGGCAACGACTACGGCTGGGGCCCGTCGAGCGGGACCGAGCCGACGTCCGCGCCCGCGATTCTCGGGGCGGACGGGTCGGTGCGCTGGGAGCCGCCGGGCAGCGTCCTCTCGCCGCCGTCGACCGACGGGCGCCCGGTGCCGACCTTCGTGCGGGACGGCCTGGACCTCGTCGCGTTCGACGCCGAGGGCACCGAGCTCTGGCGCACGTCCGAGCAGAGCACCCCGGACGCGGTGCTCGTCGCCGCGGGTGGGACGCTCGTCGTCGCCCACGGGTACGGGGACGGCGCCCTGGCGGGCGTCGACCTCACGACGGGCGGCGAACGCTGGTCGCTCGACCGCGAGGAGCTGATCGCGGGGCTGGAGATCGGGGCGGGCTGGTCGGCCGAGGTGGCCTACACGGACGGGTCCCGGGCGATCCTCGCCGTCTCCGACTGGGAGGCGGGGACGACGTCCCTGATCGCGCTCGACCTCGCCGACGGTGGCGTCGCGTGGACGGCGCAGACCACCGGTCACGACGGGGGCTCCTGGGTCGCGCCGCTCCAGGGTCGGCTCCTGCGGATGAGCGAGACGGAGATCACGCGGCTCGGTTGA